Part of the Cryptosporangium arvum DSM 44712 genome, GCTCGCGCTCGGCACGCGTCTGCGGCCGCTGCGCGAGCAGGGCGTCCTGGTGATCGGGTCCGGCTTCATGACGCACGGCCTGCAGTTCCTGCGCGACTACTCGCTCGACGCGAAGGCGCCGGGCTGGTCGGCCGAGTTCGACGCGTGGGCCGCCGACGCGCTGGCCCGCGGCGACGTCGACGAGCTGGCGGCGTTCCGCGACCGGGCGCCCGGCATGCCCTACGCGCACCCGACCGTGGAGCACTTCACGCCGCTGTTCGTCGCACTCGGCGCGGCCGCGAACCCGGAGGCGCCGGTGACGACGACCGTCGACGGCTTCTTCCTCGGGCTGGCGAAGCGGTCGTTCCAAGCAGCCTGAGCGGCGTTCGCGCATCAGTGGTGGCCCTGATCCGCGAACGCCCTTTCGTCAGATGTGTCATCGGACGAACAGTCTGCACGTCGCGTCACCGATCGTCCCTGCCTGCGAAAACCTGGACTCTGTGCGTACGGCCAGAGAGACCCCGCGGCCGCCACCCCACTCGAGGAGTACGCACCATGACCGCCCGGACTCTCCGCCTGATGTTCGCCGCCGCTGCCGCCGCCGGCGTGTTCGCCCTCACCGGCTGCGGCACGATCACGATCTCGACCGACGACGCCACGCCGTCCGCGACGCCCTCGGGTGCCGCGCAGCAGCCGTCGAGCGCCGCCACCGCGTCCGGCGACGACGGTCAGGCCGCCTCCGACGGGCTCGGCACCGACGTCACCACGCTCAACCCGTGCACGCTGCTGACGCCCGCCGAGGTCAACCAGTTCACCGGGAGAGAGATCACCCAGATCGACAGAGACAACGCCACCGCCGGCACCACCCGGTACTGCCAGTGGCAGCTGGAGCAGGGCGTGCTCGTGCTGAGCCTGTCGCCGACCTCGGCCGACGACTTCGCGGTGCGCGACCCCGCCGCGCAGGACTTCGACGGCGTGGGCGACGAGGCCTTCACCAGCTCCGGCCACCTCTACGTCCGTAGCGGTGACCTCTCGATCGACGTCTACTCGACGAGCAAGGGCGGCGACGGCGGCAGCGCCGAGAACATCGCGGTCGAGAAGACCGTCGCCCAGCGCGTGATCGACCAGCTCTGACCGTTCGCCGGTGCCGGGCCGCCCCTTCCGGGGCGGCCTTTCTCAGTTCAGCAGGCCCCGGAGCAGCGCGGTGATCACGCGCTCGAAGAGTTCCTCGGCGCCCGGCCCGGTCCCCGGTCCGCCGCCGAACAGCGCCGCGAGGTGCGGATAGCGCTCCGGCGTGACGACCGCGGCCAGGTACTTCGCGGTCGCGGCCCGGCCGTCGGCCGTCGCGGCCGACCGCGTCGACAGCTCGTCGCGTGCGAACAGGCTGACGACGCCGCTCAGCATCGCCACCGCCTCGAGCTTCGCCTGCGCCGGCCGGTCGAGCACGCTCAGCGCGGCCAGCCCCTGCTCCAGATAGGCCACTCCGTTCGGCCCGATCCCGGTGGCGCCGGGGTGGATCTCGACCATCCACGGGTGACGCAGGTAGAGCGCGCGCAGGTCGTGGCCGATCGCGAGCGCGTCGGCGAGCCAATCGCCGCTCACCGGTTTCGGGTACGCCAGCTCGCCGGTGACCGCGTCGACCATCAGGTCGATCAACTCGTCCCGGGTGGTCACGTACCGGTAGAGCGACGCCGTCCCGGCGCCGAGCGCGCCGGCGACCTTGCGCATCGACACCGCGGCCAGCCCGGAGGCGTCGGCCAGGGCGATCGCCGCGGCGGCGATCCGCTCGCGGCTGTGCTCCGGCGCCGGTCCGTGCCCGGTGCGTTCGGGCCGGAGCCAGATCGGGTCGTTCATCGCACCTCCTTTGCGAACAGCGTACCCAGTCAGGTACAGTCGCTACTGCGAACACCGATCGCAGTAGAGGAGGCTCGCATGATCGACGCCCGCGACCTGGTGAAGACCTATGGGGACGTCCGTGCGCTGGACGGGCTCGACCTGACCGTTCCGGCGGGGAGCGTGTGTGCGCTGCTCGGTCCCAACGGCGCCGGCAAGACCACCGCGGTACGCGTCCTGACGACGCTGGCCACCCCCGACTCCGGGCACGCCACCGTCGGCGGGTTCGACGTCGTCGGCCGGCCGCACCGCGTGCGCGAACTGATCGGGCTGGCCGGGCAGCACGCGGCCGTCGACGACGACCTGACCGGGCGGGAGAACCTGGTCATCCTCGGCCTGATGCTGCATCTGGGCCGCCGCGGCGCCAAGCAGCGGGCCGACGAACTACTCGAACGGTTCGAGCTCACCGGCGCCGGCCACCGGCTGGTCAAGACGTACTCGGGCGGGATGCGCCGCCGCCTCGACCTGATCGCGGCGTTCCTGGTCGAACCCGCGCTGCTGGTGCTGGACGAGCCGACGACCGGCCTCGACCCCCGCAGCCGCCAGGAGATCTGGACGACGGTGGCCGACCGCGCCGCCGCCGGCACCACCGTGCTGCTCACCACGCAGTACCTGGAGGAGGCCGACCGGCTGGCCGACCAGGTCGTCATCGTCGACGCCGGGAAGGTCGTCGCCGAAGGCACGCCGGACGCGTTGAAGGACGCCCTCGGCGCGCGCGTCGACGTGGTGGTGGAGCACGCCGCCGACGCCGCGGCCGCCGCCACCACGCTCGAACGCTGGGCCACCGGGCCGCCGCTGATCGACGGCACCCAGGTCAGCGCGTCGGTGCCGGCCGGGGTCGTCACGCTGCCCGAGGTCGTGCGCGCCCTGGACGCCGACGCCCTGGCGGTGGCCGACGTGCGGCTGCGCCGTCCCACTCTCGACGAAGTGTTCCTCGACCGGACGGAGGCGGCGGCATGACGACTGCAGTGGTCGACGGGATGGCCGCGGCCGAGCGGGTGCTCACCCGGCTGCGTCACGATCCCTCCGGCATCGTGCTCACGCTGGCCGGGCCGCTGGTGCTGGTCGTGGCCTTCGGGTACATCATCGGGAGCGCGATCGACGTGCCCGGCGGCGGCTACCGGGCCTACCTGGTGCCCGGCCTGTTCGTCCTGATCGCGGTGAACATCGTTCCCCCGCTGGTGACGATGGTGCGCGACAACCAGCTCGGCGTCGTCGACCGGTACCGTTCGCTGCCGATCGCACGCAGCGCGGTGCCGTTCGGGCAGGCGGTGGCGACCGGCGCATACGGGCTGGTGAACTTCGTCCTGATGGGACTGCTCGGGCTGCTGGTCGGGTGGCGGATCGAGCGCGGGGCCGGCCGGGCGCTGGCCGCGCTGGGGTTGCTGCTGCTGGTGCAGTTCGCGATGACCTGGGTCGGGCTCTACCTCGGGCTGGTCGTGCGCAGCCAGGAGGCGGCCGGGCAGCTGTCGCTCGTCGTGCTGCCGGTCTCGATGGTGTCGAACGTGATGGTGCCGACCGGCGGGATGCCCGGCTGGCTGCGGGCGGTCGCGGAGTGGAACCCGGTGAGCGCGCTCGGGCAGGCCGTGCGTGAGCTGTGCGGGAACCCGCTCCCCACCGAGTCCTCGGCCTGGCCGCTGCAGCACCCGGTCGCGGCGTCACTGCTGTACGCGGCCGTGATCCTCGCGATCTTCGTACCCGCGACCACCGTGCGGTTCGCCCGGCCGCGTTAGCTCCACAGCGCGACGTGGACGGGTGGGCGGCGGGGGGTGGCCGGGGCGGAGCCGGGCGGGGCGAGCATCGCGGCGGTGGCGCCGGGCGTCGTCACGAACTCCTGCAGCGCACGGGCCGCCGTGCTCGCCCGGCTCCGCCCGAGCACGGTCGCGTACCAGAGCCCCTGCACCGGCGTGCCGGGCAGCGGTAACCGCACGAGCGTGCCGAGCCGCAGGTCGGCCCGCACGACGTGCCCGAGCGCGAGCATCACCCCGTCGCCGGCCCGGGTGGCGTCGATGGCCTCGGTCTCGGTGGGGAAGCGGACGAGGTCGGGCCAGCTGGGCAGACCCGCCAGCCACCGCCCTTCCTCCGACAGTTCTTCGAGACCGGCCGGGCCGGTCAGCCAGACCTGGCGGAGCGGCTCCGCGCGGGGTGAATCCGCGACCAGAATGCGCTGGTAGCGCAGGAACGGCACCGCGTCGAGCGAGTCGCCGGCCGCCGGGCGCGGCCCCAGCACGACGTCGGCGACGCGACGCACCAGCGCGTCGGCGAGGTCGGCGCCCTCGAGCACCACGAGGTCCACTTCGCAGTCCGGCAGGCGCCGGGTGAACGCGTCGAGCAACGCGCCCGCCGCGTGTTCGCCGAAGTCCGCGGTCGCGGCCACCCGCAGCGACCGGGTGGCGGTGACGGTCTCGGCCACCTCGCGCCGGGCCTGGTCGGCGAGCCCGACGATCTCCTCGGCGTGCACGGCCAGCCGCCGCCCCCCGGGCGTGAACGCGATCCCCCCGCCGGCCCGCACGAACAGTGGATCGCCGAGTTCGGCCCGCAGCGCCGCGACCGCCGCCGAAACGGCCGGTTCGCTCACCCCGAGTTCCGCCGCGGCCGCGCGCAGCGAGCCCAACCGGACGACCAACGCAAACGTTCGCAACTGGCTCAGGGTCATCGCCGACACCTCTTAACCGTTCGCTTATGACGACCTTGACACTTGTAAACGCTGGTAACAAGGTCGGGTTCGGATATCCCCATCCCTCGATGTGGAGGCACCTAGGTGCAAGTTCCCGCTCCCTTTGACTACGCCCGCGCGGAGAGCGTCGAGGACGCGCTGGCCCTGTTACACACGCACGGCCCGGAGTCGCGGGTGATCGCGGGCGGGCACAGCCTGCTGCCGATGATGAAGCTGCGGCTCGCCCGACCCGAGTGGCTCATCGACATCAACGATCTCTTCGAGCTGGACTACCTGGTCGAGGACGGAGGGACGGTCCGCGTCGGCGCGCTCACCCGGCACGCCACCCTGCTCAACTCCGACCTGATCGCGCGGCTGTTCCCGATCGTCACCGACGCCGAGAAGGTGATCGCCGACCCGGTCGTGCGCAACCGGGGCACGATCGGCGGCTCGCTGTGCCAGGCCGACCCGGCCGAGGACCTGTCCACGGTCTGCGAGGTCCTGCGGGCCGAGGTCGTCATCCGCGGCCTGGACGGCGAACGGGTCGTCACGATGGAGGAACTGCACCGCGGCCCGTACGAGACCGCGGTCGCGCAGGACGAGCTGCTCACCGAGGTGCGCTTCGCCGTCCGGCCCCGCACCGGCAGCGCCTACGAGAAGGTCGAGCGGCGGGTCGGCGACTGGGCGGTGGCCGCCGCCGGCGCGTCGGTGACGCTCGACGAGACGGGGGCGATCGCGGACGTGGCGATCGGGCTGACCTCCGTCGGGCTGGACGGGCGCACCGCGACGCGCTCCGAGGACGCGCTCCGGGGCGAGCAACCGACCGAAGCCGCGTTCGCGGCCGCGGCCGCCCTCGCCGCCGAGGACTGCGACCCGGTCGCCGACCAGCGCGGACCGATCGACTACAAGCGGCACCTCGCCGCCGAACTGACCAAACGCGTGCTCCGGCGCGCCGTGGAACGGGTGCGCTGATGCAGATCACGATGACGGTCAACGGCACCGAGGTCACCGCCGAGGCCGAGCCCCGCACCCTGCTGGTGCACTTCGTCCGGGACACGCTGAAGCTGACCGGCACCCACTGGGGCTGCGACACCAGCAACTGCGGCACGTGCGTGCTGCTGATGGACGGCGAACCGGTGAAGTCGTGCACGGTGCTGGCCGCGATGGCCGCCGGGCGGGAGATCCGGACGGTCGAGGGCCTGGCCCAGAACGGTGAGCTCGACGTCGTCCAGCAGGGATTCATGGCCGAGCACGGGCTGCAGTGCGGGTTCTGCACGCCGGGCATGATGATGACCGCCCGCGCTCTGCTCGACCGCAACCCCGAGCCGGACGAGACCGAGATCCGCACGGCGATCTCCGGCCAGATCTGCCGCTGCACCGGTTACGCCACGATCGTCCGATCCGTCCAATGGGCGGCCAAGAACGGGGCAACCGCATGACGGTCACCGAAACCAACCCCGCCGCGACCGACGAGAACCGCCCGATCGGCTTCGGGCGCCTCCAGCGCAAGGAGGACCCGCGCTTCATCCGGGGCAAGGGCCGCTACCTGGACGACATCGTGCTGCCCGGCATGCTCCACGGCGCGATCCTGCGCTCGCCGGTGGCCCACGCGAAGATCGTCTCGATCGACACCACCGAGGCGCTGGCCCACCCCAAGGTCCTCGCGGTCATCACCGGCACCGACCTCGAAGGCCTCAACCTGGCCTGGGCCCCCACGCTGTCCTCCGACGTCCAGGCCGTGCTCGCCACCGACAAGGTGCGCTTCCAGGGCCAGGAGGTCGCGTTCGTCATCGCCGAGGACCGGTACGCCGCGCGCGACGCGCTCGAGCTGATCGACGTCGACTACGACGTTCTGGAACCGGTCATCGACGTCCGGAAGGCCCTGGACGCGGACACGCCGATCATCCGCGACGACATCGCCGACAAGGCCGACAACCACATCTTCGACTGGGAAGCCGGCGACGCCGCCGAGACCGACGCGGTGTTCGAGACCGCCGAGGTCGTCATCAGCGAAGAGGTCATCTACCCGCGGGTGCACCCGGCGCCGATGGAGACCTGCGGCGCGATCGCCGACTACGACCCGATCGACGGCAAGCTGACGCTCTACGAGACCACCCAGGCACCGCACGCCCACCGGACGCTGTTCGCGCTGGTCGCCGGGTTACCGGAGCACAAGATCCGGGTGATCAGCCCCGACATCGGCGGCGGCTTCGGCAACAAGGTCGGCATCTACCCCGGCTACATCCTGGCCGTCGTCGGCTCGATCGTCACCGGCAAGCCGGTGAAGTGGGTCGAGGACCGCTCGGAGAACCTGATGTCGACGTCGTTCGCGCGCGACTACATCATGAAGGCCGACGTGGCGGCCACGCGCGACGGGAAGATCCTGGCCGTGCGCACGCACGTCATCGCCGACCACGGCGCGTTCAACGCCAGCGCCAACCCGACCAAGTACCCGGCCGGGTTCTTCCACATCTTCACCGGCAGCTACGACCTGCAGGCCGCGTACTGCAAGGTCACCGGCGTCTACACGAACAAGGCGCCGGGTGGCGTCGCGTACGCGTGCTCGTTCCGGGTCACCGAGGCCGTGTACCTGATCGAGCGGATGGTCGACATCGTCGCGGCCAAGCTCGAGCTCGACCCGGCACAGATCCGGCTGAAGAACTTCATCCGGCCGGAACAGTTCCCGTACGCGAACAAGACCGGGTGGGAGTACGACTCGGGCGAGTACGAGAAGACGTTCCGCCTGGCGCTCGGCAAGGCCGGCTACGACGAGCTGCGCGCCGAGCAGGCCTCGAAGCGCGAACGCGGCGAGCTGATGGGCATCGGGATCAGCTTCTTCACCGAGACCGTCGGCGCGGGGCCGCGTCGCCACATGGACATCCTCGGCCTGGGCATGGCCGACGGCGCCGAGGTGCGCGTGCACCCGACCGGCAAGGCCGTCGTCCGGCTGAGCGTGCAGACCCAGGGCCAGGGCCACGAGACGACGTTCGCGCAGATCGTCGCCGAGGAGATCGGCATCCCGCCCGAGGACATCGAGGTCGTCCACGGCGACACCGACAACACGCCGTTCGGCCTCGGCACCTACGGCAGCCGGTCGACGCCGGTCAGCGGCGGCGCGGTCGCGCTGGCCACCCGCAAGGTGCGCGAGAAGGCCAAGCACATCGCCGCGGCGATGCTCGAGGTGCGTCCCGAGGACCTCGAATGGGAGAAGGGCCGCTGGTTCGTCGCCGGTGACCCCACCCAGGGCAAGACGATGGCCGAGATCGCGATGGGTGCGCACGGCACCGTCGAACTCCCCGAGGGCATCGACGGCAACCTGGACGCCGAGGTCACGTACAACCCGCCGAACCTCACGTTCCCGTACGGCGCGTACATCTGCGTCGTCGACGTCGACCCGGGCACCGGGTACGTGAAGGTGCGCCGGTTCATCGCGGTCGACGACTGCGGTACGCGCATCAACCCGATGATCATCGAGGGCCAGGTGCACGGCGGGCTGACCGACGGCGTCGGCATGGCGTTGATGGAGTTCATCGGGTTCGACGAGTCCGGCAACTGCCTCGGCGGGTCGTTCATGGACTACCTGATCCCCACCGCGATGGAGGTGCCCGACTGGGAGACCGACTTCACGGTCACCCCGTCGCCGCACCACCCGATCGGTGCGAAGGGCATCGGGGAGTCCGCGACCGTCGGTTCGCCGCCGGCCGTGGTGAACGCGGTCGTCGACGCACTGGCCCCGTTCGGCGTCACGCACCTGGACATGCCGTGCACCCCGGACCGGGTGTGGGCGGCGATGCAGGGCCGGGCGACCCCGCCGATCTGATGAGCATCCTGTCTCGCGCCGAAGAGCTCACCCGGGCTCGGAAGCCGTACGTGAAAGCCACCGTCGTGCGCGCGGGCAAGCCGGCCAGCGCGCACGCCGGTGACACGGCGCTGGTGCTCGCCGACGGAGCCATCGAGGGCTTCGTCGGCGGTACCTGCGCGGAGTCGTCGGTGCGGGTGCACGCACTGGCCGCGCTGGAGGCCGGCGACCCGCTGCTGCTGCGGATCTCCGCCGGTGCCCCGTCGACACTCGTCGAGGAGGGCGCGGTCACGGTCGCGAACCCGTGCCTGTCCGGCGGCAGCCTGGAGATCTTCCTGGAACCCCGAAAGCCGGCCCCGCGGCTCGCGGTGATCGGCGACACCCCGATCGGGGTGTCGCTGGCCGCGCTGGGAGCACCGCTCGGGTTCGAGGTGTCGGCGTCGATCGACGGTGCCTCGGCCGTCGTCGTGGCCTCCCACGGGCGCGACGAGGAACCGGCGCTGGAGGCCGCGCTCCGGGCCGGTGTGCCGTACGTCGGGCTCGTCGCCTCGCGCAAGCGCGGCGCGGCCGTCCTCGCGTCGCTCGAGGTCGGCGAGGCCGAGCGCGCACGGGTGCACTCCCCGGCCGGGCTGGACCTCGGCGGGCGCTCCGCGCCCGAAATAGCCCTGTCGATCCTCGCCGAGATCGTCGCTCTCCGTTCTCAGGCCGACGCCGAGCCGCGAACCACCGCGGGCGACGCTCCGGTGCCCGGTACCACCGCCGCTCCCGGCGGCTTCGTGACCGTTCCGGCGGGCACGGTGCCGATCGCGGTGATCGACGCTCCGGCCACCGCGATCGATCCCATCTGCGGGATGACCGTGGCGATCGTTCCGGGAGCGATCCAGGCCGACGGCGAGTACTTCTGCGCCGAGGGCTGCAAGCGCCGGTTCCTCGCGGGTCGCGGGTGACCCCCGGGGCCGCGCGGGCCGGCGCGTCCCAGGAGGTGGCAAACGTCTTCCCGGACGTGGACGCGCTGGCCGGCGCCCTCGACACCGCGGGTTATGTCGTCGACCCCGGCCTGGCGACCGCGCTCTTCCTCGCCGTCCGGCTCCCCCAGCCGGTCCTGCTCGAGGGCGAGCCGGGCGTCGGCAAGACCGAGGCCGCGAAGGCCCTGGCCCGGGCCCTGGACACCCCGCTGATCCGGCTGCAGTGCTACGAGGGCATCGACGCCTCCGAAGCGCTGTACGAGTGGAACTACCCGCGCCAGATGCTCGCGATCCGGATGGCCGAGGCCCGCGACGAACGACTCGCGGAAGCCGACCTGTTCACCCGCGACTACCTGCTGCGGCGACCGCTGCTCGCCGCGCTGGAACACCGGGGGCCCCGCCCGGCGGTGCTGCTCGTGGACGAACTGGACCGGGCCGACGACGACTTCGAGGCGTTCACGTTCGAACTCCTCGCGGAGTCCTCGGTGACGATCCCGGAGCTCGGCACGATCACCGCGGACCGGCCGCCGATCGTCGTCCTCACCTCGAACCGCACCCGGGACCTGCACGACGCGCTCAAGCGCCGCTGCCTCTACCACTGGATCGACTACCCGTCGCCCGAGCGCGCGGCCGAGATCGTCCGGCGGCGCGTGCCCGACAGCGCGCTACCGCTGACCCTGGAGGCCACCGCCGCGGTCGCCCGGATGCGCGGGCTCGACCTGGAGAAGCCTCCGGGCATCGCGGAGACGATCGACTGGGTGGCCGCCCTGACGCTGCTGAACGTCCCCCACCTGGACGCCGTGGCGTCCGGCACGCTCGGCAGCGTGCTGAAGAGCCGCGACGACCTCGACGTGGTTCGCGGCCAGGGGTTGGCCTGGCTGACGGGTTCCGGCCGTGCCTGATCCCGGGCGCGGTGCCGGGCCTGATCCCGGGCGCGGTGCCGGGCCTGATCCCGGGGTTCGGGCGGGGATCAGGGCCGGGGACCGGACCCGGGCCCGGGCCGAGGCCGGGGGCGGGCGCGGGGTGGTCGTCCGGCCGGGGGTGGTGGCGGTGCGGTTCGTCGAGGCGCTGCACTCCGGCGGGGTGCCCGCGGGCACCGACCGCGCGGCGCGGTTCGCGGCGGCGTTGCGGCTGGTGCCGCCGGTGACCCGGGATCGGCTGTACTGGACCGCCCGAACGACGCTCGTCGCCGACGCCGAGCAGCTGCCCGCGTTCGACGCGGTGTTCGACCGGATCTTCGGCGACGACGCCCCGCCCGTCGACCTGGCCGATTCCCGGGGTGACCCCACCGCGCCACCGCTGCCCGACGTCCCGAACGAGACCAGGCCGGCGGCGGCCGACAACCGCCCCGAGGAGCGAGGTGTCTCCGGGGCCGGCGCGTCGTCGTCGTCCGGAGGTGGCGACGGCTCGCCCCGGGCGGTGCCCGCGCTGGCCTCGGCGACCGAGCGGCTCCAGCACACCGCGTTCGCCGAGCTGTCGGAGTCCGAGGTGGACGCCGTCCGGCACCTGGTCCGGCGCCTCGTCCTCGCCACCCCGCAGCGACGTACGCGCCGCTCCCGGGCGTCGACCAGGAACGGCGAGCGGATCGACGTCCGCCGCACCGTCCGGAACGCGCGGAAGACCGGCGGGGATCCGGTCGCACTCGTGCACCGGCGCCGCCGGCGCCGGCCGCGGCCACTGGTGCTGCTGTGCGACGTGTCCGGGTCGATGGAGCCGTACACCCGGGTCTTCCTCGCGCTGCTGCACGGCTCGGTGACCGGTGCCCGCGCCGAGGCGTTCGTGTTCTCCACCCGGCTGACGCGCCTGACCCGCCCGCTCGCCCGCCGGGACCCCGACCTGGCGCTGCGCCGCGCCGCCGAGGCCGCCCCGGACTGGGCCGGCGGGACGCGGCTCGCGTCGTCGCTGCGCACGTTCCTCGACTCCTACGGCCGGCGCGGGGCCGCCCGGGGCGCGGTCGTCGTGATCCTGTCCGACGGCTGGGCGCAGGACGAACCGTCCGACGTGGCCGCCCAGATGGCGCGGTTGCGGCGGCTCGCGCACCGGATCGTCTGGGTCAACCCGCGGAAGGCGGCCACCGGTTTCGCGCCCAAGGTCGGCGGGATGGCCGCCGCACTACCCTTCTGCGACGCGTTCGTCAGTGGGCATAGCCTGGCCGCACTGGACGAGGTCGCCGCGGCGGTTTCGCACCCATCGAAAGGATTGTTGTGATGCAACTCGACAGCGCGTTCGACGTGAGAGCACCGATCGACCAGGTGTGGTCGACGCTGATGGACTTCGAGCGCGTCGCGGCGTGCCTGCCCGGTGCGCAGGTGCTCAACACCCTGTCCGAGGATGCGTACCAGGTCGGCATGAAGGTGAAGCTCGGGCCGGTCACCATGCAGTACAAGGGACAGTTAGAGGTCGTGGAGCGGGTACCGGAGGAGCACCGGGCGGTGCTGCGCGGCAAGGCCAAGGAGGCCCGCGGCCAGGGCACCGCCGAGGCGACGGCACGGCTGGCGCTGACGTCGGACGGGGAGACGACACGCGGCACGGTGTCGGCGGACGTGAATCTGTCCGGCCGGGCGGCGGCGATGGGGCAAGGGGTCATCAACACGGTGACCGAGCAGATGATGACGCAGTTCGCGACGAACCTTCAGGCGATGCTGGAGGCGGGTAACGCTCCGGCGGGGGGCGACTCGGCGTCCGACGGGGTGACTTCGGCCGGTGCCGACGCTGGTGTCGCTGCGGGCGGTCAGGGTGCTGTGGATGGCGCGGCGGCCGGGGCCGATTCCGCACGGGCCGATTCCGCACGGGCCGATTCCGCACGGGCCGATTCCGCACGGGCCGATTCCGCCGGGGCCGGGGCGGTTCCGGCGAAGAAGGCGGCTCCGCGGAAGCGGGCCGCGGCGAAAGCGACCGGCGACGTGGCGGCCGCCAATGGGGCGGCGGTGACCGCTGCGACCGCTGCGGCCGGTGCCGCACCAGCAGTGGTCCCCCCGGTTTCCTCGACTCCTGCGGCTTCCCCGGCTTCCTCGGACTCGGCTTCCTCGGACTCGGCTTCCTCAGGCTCGGCTTCCTCGGCGAGCGGGGGTTCCGCGGGGACGACCGCGCGGGCGGTGGCCGCCGACGGTGGACCGCTGCCGAGCGCCCCCGGCACCCGCCCGGTGCCGGCCTTCGTCCCGGCCGACGACAACGCGCTCGACGCCGTCGCTCTCGCGAAGGCCATCGCGGAATCCCAGCTCCGCGAGCCCAAGAAGGCCCTGGGCC contains:
- a CDS encoding AAA family ATPase — encoded protein: MTPGAARAGASQEVANVFPDVDALAGALDTAGYVVDPGLATALFLAVRLPQPVLLEGEPGVGKTEAAKALARALDTPLIRLQCYEGIDASEALYEWNYPRQMLAIRMAEARDERLAEADLFTRDYLLRRPLLAALEHRGPRPAVLLVDELDRADDDFEAFTFELLAESSVTIPELGTITADRPPIVVLTSNRTRDLHDALKRRCLYHWIDYPSPERAAEIVRRRVPDSALPLTLEATAAVARMRGLDLEKPPGIAETIDWVAALTLLNVPHLDAVASGTLGSVLKSRDDLDVVRGQGLAWLTGSGRA
- a CDS encoding vWA domain-containing protein; protein product: MPDPGRGAGPDPGRGAGPDPGVRAGIRAGDRTRARAEAGGGRGVVVRPGVVAVRFVEALHSGGVPAGTDRAARFAAALRLVPPVTRDRLYWTARTTLVADAEQLPAFDAVFDRIFGDDAPPVDLADSRGDPTAPPLPDVPNETRPAAADNRPEERGVSGAGASSSSGGGDGSPRAVPALASATERLQHTAFAELSESEVDAVRHLVRRLVLATPQRRTRRSRASTRNGERIDVRRTVRNARKTGGDPVALVHRRRRRRPRPLVLLCDVSGSMEPYTRVFLALLHGSVTGARAEAFVFSTRLTRLTRPLARRDPDLALRRAAEAAPDWAGGTRLASSLRTFLDSYGRRGAARGAVVVILSDGWAQDEPSDVAAQMARLRRLAHRIVWVNPRKAATGFAPKVGGMAAALPFCDAFVSGHSLAALDEVAAAVSHPSKGLL
- a CDS encoding SRPBCC family protein yields the protein MQLDSAFDVRAPIDQVWSTLMDFERVAACLPGAQVLNTLSEDAYQVGMKVKLGPVTMQYKGQLEVVERVPEEHRAVLRGKAKEARGQGTAEATARLALTSDGETTRGTVSADVNLSGRAAAMGQGVINTVTEQMMTQFATNLQAMLEAGNAPAGGDSASDGVTSAGADAGVAAGGQGAVDGAAAGADSARADSARADSARADSARADSAGAGAVPAKKAAPRKRAAAKATGDVAAANGAAVTAATAAAGAAPAVVPPVSSTPAASPASSDSASSDSASSGSASSASGGSAGTTARAVAADGGPLPSAPGTRPVPAFVPADDNALDAVALAKAIAESQLREPKKALGLLAIVALLAYLFGKRRGRKAAA